A stretch of the Metopolophium dirhodum isolate CAU chromosome 8, ASM1992520v1, whole genome shotgun sequence genome encodes the following:
- the LOC132949849 gene encoding uncharacterized protein LOC132949849 — protein sequence MSSNFKRESGTLDSFFMPREKKPKNATNTAICATSSHELVMPNEDNFVSDSQIDNQIQDVWDTSKIWRTLGFSEFESVVDFRSRNVFSSCMKALNILPTSTADCERGFSDMNLTITDLRTRLNIENVSDLMFISINGPSVADFNPRPYIKIWLRDHRSAVSTPRGKERKEIDDENKMQKLFFNNLFN from the coding sequence atgagTTCGAATTTTAAACGTGAAAGCGGAACACTTGATAGTTTTTTTATGCCCcgagaaaaaaaacctaaaaatgcGACTAATACTGCCATTTGTGCTACTAGTTCACACGAGCTAGTGATGCCCAATGAAGATAATTTTGTTAGTGATAGTCAAATCGATAATCAAATACAAGATGTATGGGATACTTCCAAAATTTGGCGGACATTAGGTTTTTCTGAATTTGAAAGTGTAGTTGACTTCCGTTCAAGAAATGTTTTTTCTAGTTGCATGAAAGCATTAAATATACTCCCAACTTCAACAGCTGATTGTGAACGAGGGTTTTCCGATATGAATTTGACAATAACTGATTTAAGGACTagattaaacattgaaaatgtgTCAGATTTGATGTTCATCTCTATCAATGGCCCTTCAGTTGCAGATTTTAATCCTAgaccttatattaaaatttggttAAGAGATCACCGTTCTGCCGTTTCCACTCCTAGAGGTAAAGAAAGAAAAGAAATAGACGACGAAAATAAGAtgcagaaattattttttaacaatttatttaattaa